A genomic region of Tsukamurella pulmonis contains the following coding sequences:
- the cmk gene encoding (d)CMP kinase — protein sequence MDGPSGTGKSTVARRIAENLGARYLDTGAMYRAATVWALEQEADLTDPAAIAAATADLPLAMGCDPLSEQVELDGISITRRIREDDVTAAVSAVSAVPEVREQLVDYQRAIAADDESPIVVEGRDIGTVVFPDAPVKIYLTASAEARAQRRHAQNTELGLPSDYDEVLASVQRRDGLDSTRKISPLRPAEDAIELDSSEMNLEETVAAVAELADRALSSRDKEVTR from the coding sequence ATGGACGGTCCCTCGGGGACCGGCAAGTCGACGGTGGCCCGGCGCATCGCCGAGAACCTCGGCGCGCGCTACCTGGACACCGGCGCGATGTACCGCGCGGCGACCGTGTGGGCGCTGGAGCAGGAGGCCGACCTCACCGACCCCGCCGCGATCGCCGCGGCCACGGCCGACCTGCCGTTGGCGATGGGCTGCGATCCGCTCTCGGAGCAGGTGGAGCTGGACGGGATCTCGATCACCCGCCGGATCCGCGAGGACGACGTGACCGCGGCCGTTTCGGCCGTGTCCGCGGTGCCCGAGGTGCGTGAGCAGCTCGTGGACTACCAGCGGGCCATCGCCGCCGACGACGAGTCGCCCATCGTGGTCGAGGGCCGCGACATCGGCACCGTCGTCTTCCCCGACGCACCGGTGAAGATCTACCTCACCGCCTCCGCGGAGGCGCGCGCGCAGCGCCGCCATGCGCAGAACACCGAGCTGGGGCTGCCCAGCGACTACGACGAGGTGCTGGCGTCCGTGCAGCGCCGCGACGGCCTGGACTCGACGCGGAAGATCTCGCCGCTGCGGCCGGCCGAGGACGCGATCGAGCTGGACTCGTCGGAGATGAACCTGGAGGAGACCGTCGCCGCGGTGGCCGAACTGGCCGACCGCGCGCTGTCCTCCCGCGATAAGGAGGTCACGCGATGA
- a CDS encoding pseudouridine synthase, which yields MNRPARRDGTPDRKRTSKPQQAPKQGGVPRLSNAKPARTQNVAARKADRAPSDAAAGPVAEGEGIRLQKVLAQAGVASRRVAEEMIADGRVEVDGEIVMEQGRRVDPNVAVVRVDGVRVVVNENLVHLALNKPRGWQSTMSDDMGRPCVGDIVAERVAAGQRLFHVGRLDADTEGLLLVTNDGDLAHRLMHPSYEVPKTYLAWVQGEVPRRLGNTLRNGVELEDGPVKADKFSVLEASEGRSMVRIVLHEGRKHIVRRLLAEVGHPVERLVRTHVGAVALGDQRPGSLRVLGRDEVTALYKAVGL from the coding sequence ATGAACAGACCCGCTCGCCGTGATGGCACACCGGACAGAAAACGAACCAGCAAGCCCCAGCAGGCACCGAAACAGGGTGGCGTCCCGCGCCTGTCGAACGCCAAGCCGGCACGCACCCAGAACGTCGCGGCCCGCAAGGCCGACCGCGCACCGTCGGATGCCGCCGCCGGCCCCGTCGCCGAGGGCGAGGGCATCCGCCTGCAGAAGGTGCTCGCCCAGGCGGGCGTAGCCTCGCGGCGCGTCGCCGAGGAGATGATCGCCGACGGCCGCGTCGAGGTCGACGGCGAGATCGTGATGGAGCAGGGGCGTCGCGTGGATCCCAACGTCGCGGTGGTCCGTGTCGACGGCGTGCGCGTCGTCGTCAACGAGAACCTCGTGCACCTCGCGCTGAACAAGCCCCGCGGCTGGCAGTCGACGATGAGCGATGACATGGGCCGCCCGTGCGTGGGCGACATCGTCGCCGAGCGCGTCGCCGCCGGCCAGCGCCTGTTCCACGTCGGCAGGCTCGACGCCGACACGGAGGGTCTGCTGCTGGTCACCAACGACGGTGACCTCGCGCACCGGCTCATGCACCCCTCGTACGAGGTGCCCAAGACCTACCTGGCGTGGGTGCAGGGCGAGGTGCCGCGCCGCCTGGGCAACACGCTGCGCAACGGCGTCGAACTCGAGGACGGTCCCGTGAAGGCCGACAAGTTCTCGGTGCTGGAGGCCTCCGAGGGCCGTTCGATGGTCCGCATCGTGCTGCACGAGGGCCGTAAGCACATCGTGCGCCGGCTCCTGGCCGAGGTCGGACACCCCGTCGAGCGCCTGGTGCGCACCCACGTCGGGGCCGTGGCCCTGGGCGATCAGCGCCCCGGCTCGCTGCGCGTGCTCGGCCGCGACGAAGTGACGGCTCTCTACAAGGCGGTGGGACTGTGA
- the scpB gene encoding SMC-Scp complex subunit ScpB yields MEPDELRSALEALLLVVDAPATAEQLGTALEEPEERITADLRAWAGELAERRSGMELRESAEGWRLYSRAEYAPYVERLLLDGVRSKLTRAALETLAVIAYKQPVSRSQVSAVRGVNVDGVMRTLAARGLIAEAGSDGGATTYATTDLFLERLGLGSLDELPPLAPLLPEVDVIEDLSSHLDEEPRFAKLGRKSADVIGFDPDA; encoded by the coding sequence ATGGAGCCCGACGAGCTGCGGTCGGCGCTGGAGGCACTGCTGCTGGTGGTGGACGCCCCGGCGACCGCGGAGCAGCTGGGCACCGCTCTGGAGGAGCCGGAGGAGCGGATCACCGCCGACCTGCGCGCGTGGGCGGGCGAACTCGCCGAGCGCCGCTCCGGCATGGAACTGCGGGAGTCCGCCGAGGGCTGGCGGCTCTACAGCCGCGCCGAGTACGCGCCGTACGTCGAGCGCCTCCTGCTCGACGGGGTGCGCTCCAAGCTGACCCGCGCCGCTCTGGAGACCCTCGCGGTGATCGCCTACAAGCAGCCCGTGAGTCGCTCGCAGGTGAGCGCGGTCCGCGGCGTGAACGTCGACGGGGTGATGCGCACCCTCGCCGCCCGCGGACTCATCGCCGAAGCCGGCAGTGACGGGGGCGCGACGACGTACGCCACCACCGACCTGTTCCTCGAGCGCCTCGGCCTCGGCTCGCTCGACGAGTTGCCGCCGCTCGCGCCGTTGCTGCCCGAGGTCGACGTGATCGAGGACCTCAGCTCGCACCTCGACGAGGAGCCGCGGTTCGCCAAGCTGGGCCGCAAGAGCGCCGACGTGATCGGATTCGATCCCGATGCCTGA
- a CDS encoding segregation and condensation protein A — translation MTDTAAAPEPIEADAPLDPAPRTAPSDGEAATSGAEGEAAPSGFTVKLANFEGPFDLLLQLIGGRRLDVTEVALHVVTDEFIAYTKQLGAEADLDQTTEFLVVAATLLDLKAARLLPAGEVEDAEDLALLEARDLLFARLLQYRAYKQVAELMAQLEAKANRRYPRAVGLEARFEELVPPVQLGVTPEQFALVAASAFTPKAKPTVGLGHLHVPKVSVPEQAKLIAARLRERPDHWSGFAELVADCDSGIAVIARFLALLELYRERAVLFDQPEALGDLKVRWSGENDGTVVGGTVDEYDETPEEES, via the coding sequence GTGACCGACACCGCTGCGGCCCCCGAGCCGATCGAAGCCGACGCCCCGCTCGACCCGGCGCCGCGGACGGCACCGTCGGACGGCGAGGCGGCGACGTCGGGCGCAGAGGGGGAGGCGGCACCGTCGGGCTTCACCGTCAAGCTCGCCAACTTCGAGGGTCCGTTCGACCTGCTGCTGCAGCTGATCGGCGGCCGCCGGCTCGACGTCACCGAGGTGGCGCTGCACGTCGTGACCGACGAGTTCATCGCGTACACCAAGCAACTCGGTGCCGAGGCGGACCTCGACCAGACCACCGAGTTCCTCGTCGTGGCCGCGACGCTGCTCGACCTCAAAGCGGCTCGGTTGCTGCCCGCCGGCGAGGTCGAGGACGCCGAGGACCTGGCGCTGCTCGAGGCCCGCGACCTGCTCTTCGCGCGGCTGCTGCAGTACCGCGCCTACAAGCAGGTGGCCGAGCTCATGGCCCAGCTCGAGGCGAAGGCGAACCGTCGCTACCCGCGGGCCGTGGGGCTCGAGGCCCGGTTCGAGGAGCTGGTGCCCCCGGTGCAGCTGGGCGTCACGCCCGAGCAGTTCGCCCTCGTCGCCGCGTCGGCCTTCACGCCCAAGGCGAAGCCGACGGTGGGCCTCGGACACCTGCACGTGCCCAAGGTCTCGGTGCCCGAACAGGCCAAGCTCATCGCCGCCCGGCTGCGGGAGCGGCCCGATCACTGGTCGGGTTTCGCCGAGCTCGTCGCGGATTGCGACTCGGGCATCGCCGTCATCGCGCGGTTCCTGGCGCTGCTGGAGCTCTACCGCGAGCGTGCGGTGCTCTTCGACCAGCCCGAGGCGCTCGGCGACCTCAAGGTGCGGTGGTCGGGCGAGAACGATGGCACGGTGGTGGGCGGCACCGTCGACGAGTACGACGAGACTCCTGAGGAGGAATCGTGA